In a single window of the Serratia quinivorans genome:
- the treB gene encoding EIIBC-Tre, which translates to MSKVKQQDIDRLIVLVGGRENIATVSHCITRLRFVLNDPALAKPKEIEELPMVKGCFTNAGQFQVVIGPEVGDYYQALIATTGVNEADKEQAKVAARQNMTWSERAISHFAEIFFPLLPALISGGLILGFRNVIGDIPMSGGQTLAQMHPAWKTIYDFLWLLGEAIFMFLPVAICWSTVKKMGGTPVLGIVLGITLVSPQLMNSYQLGQQIPEVWNFGWFTIQKVGYQAQVIPSMLAGMALGWIETRLKKIVPDYLYLVVVPVVSLLLAVFLAHAFIGPFGRMIGDGVAWAVKAVMTGSFAPIGAALFGFLYAPLVITGVHQTTLAIDMQMIQSMGGTPVWPLIALSNIAQASAVLGIIIVSRKANEREISVPAAISAYLGVTEPAMYGINLKYRFPMLCAMIGSAFAGLICGLDGVMANGIGVGGLPGILSIKPQFWMIYTVAILVAVVIPLVLTIMVYKRKASRGELPV; encoded by the coding sequence ATGAGCAAAGTAAAACAGCAGGATATCGATCGCCTGATTGTGCTGGTGGGCGGGCGCGAGAATATCGCTACCGTTAGCCACTGCATTACCAGGCTGCGTTTTGTTCTCAATGACCCAGCTCTGGCCAAACCGAAAGAAATCGAAGAGTTGCCGATGGTCAAAGGCTGCTTCACCAACGCCGGTCAGTTCCAGGTAGTGATCGGCCCTGAGGTCGGGGATTACTACCAGGCCCTGATCGCCACCACCGGCGTCAATGAAGCCGACAAAGAGCAGGCCAAAGTCGCGGCACGCCAGAACATGACCTGGAGCGAACGCGCCATCTCGCACTTCGCCGAAATCTTCTTCCCGCTGCTGCCGGCGTTGATCAGCGGCGGTTTGATCCTCGGCTTCCGCAACGTCATCGGCGACATCCCGATGTCCGGCGGCCAAACGCTGGCGCAGATGCATCCGGCGTGGAAAACCATCTACGACTTCTTGTGGTTGCTCGGTGAAGCCATCTTCATGTTCCTGCCGGTCGCCATTTGCTGGTCAACGGTGAAAAAAATGGGCGGTACGCCGGTACTCGGCATCGTGCTGGGTATCACGCTGGTGTCCCCGCAGTTGATGAACTCCTATCAGCTCGGCCAGCAGATCCCGGAAGTGTGGAACTTCGGTTGGTTCACCATTCAGAAAGTCGGCTATCAGGCGCAGGTGATCCCTTCCATGCTGGCCGGTATGGCGCTGGGCTGGATTGAGACCCGCTTGAAAAAGATCGTGCCGGATTACCTGTATCTGGTGGTGGTGCCGGTGGTTTCCCTGCTGCTGGCGGTGTTCCTGGCGCACGCATTTATCGGGCCGTTCGGCCGCATGATTGGCGACGGGGTAGCCTGGGCGGTGAAAGCCGTGATGACCGGCAGCTTCGCACCTATTGGCGCCGCGCTGTTTGGCTTCCTGTATGCACCGCTGGTGATTACCGGCGTGCATCAGACCACGCTGGCCATCGATATGCAGATGATCCAGAGCATGGGCGGCACCCCGGTCTGGCCACTGATCGCACTGTCCAACATTGCGCAGGCCTCGGCGGTGCTGGGCATTATTATTGTCAGCCGCAAGGCCAACGAACGTGAAATCTCGGTGCCGGCGGCCATCTCCGCCTACCTCGGCGTCACCGAACCGGCGATGTACGGGATCAACCTGAAATACCGTTTCCCAATGCTGTGCGCAATGATTGGCTCCGCCTTCGCCGGGCTGATCTGCGGCCTGGACGGCGTGATGGCTAACGGTATCGGCGTCGGTGGTTTGCCGGGCATTCTGTCGATCAAACCGCAGTTCTGGATGATTTACACGGTGGCGATCCTGGTGGCGGTGGTGATCCCACTGGTACTGACCATCATGGTTTACAAACGCAAGGCCAGCCGCGGTGAGCTGCCGGTCTGA
- the treA gene encoding Trehalose-6-phosphate hydrolase translates to MSNPIPWWQNGVIYQIYPKSFQDSTGNGYGDLAGVTERLDYLQELGIDAIWLTPVYVSPQVDNGYDVADYCAIDPAYGTMEDFDRLIAAAHQRSIRIVMDMVFNHTSTEHPWFKASQDPESPFRQFYVWRDGEGDALPNNWRSKFGGNAWQWHADSGQYYLHLFATEQADLNWEHPPVREELKKVCQFWADKGVDGLRLDVINLVSKQQDFPSDNLGDGRRFYTDGPRIHEFLQEMSRDVFQPRGLMTVGEMSSTTLEHCRQYAAQSGEELSMTFNFHHLKVDYAGGEKWTLAAPNYVELKQIFSHWQQGMHNQAWNALFWCNHDQPRIVSRFSDEGELRVPAAKMLAMVLHGMQGTPYIYQGEEIGMTNPGFNSIEQYRDVESLNMYAELSAQGKSDAELLAILASKSRDNGRTPMQWSSAPNAGFTQGTPWISCAENYPQINAEAALADLDSVFYAYRQLITLRKQYPLLTHGDYRDLAPAHPALWCYQRSWNGQRLLVVANLSREPLAWQAEGVEPSALWRPLMGNYADAPAQPQATSLRPFEAVWWLLED, encoded by the coding sequence ATGAGCAATCCAATCCCCTGGTGGCAGAACGGCGTCATCTATCAAATCTATCCGAAGAGTTTTCAGGACAGCACCGGTAACGGCTACGGCGATCTGGCCGGTGTGACGGAGCGGCTGGACTACCTGCAGGAACTGGGCATCGACGCCATTTGGCTGACGCCGGTGTATGTCTCGCCGCAGGTGGACAACGGTTATGACGTGGCAGACTACTGCGCCATCGATCCTGCCTACGGCACCATGGAGGATTTTGATCGGCTGATTGCCGCCGCCCACCAGCGCAGCATCCGCATCGTGATGGATATGGTGTTCAACCACACTTCGACCGAACACCCGTGGTTTAAAGCCTCGCAGGATCCTGAAAGCCCGTTCCGCCAGTTTTATGTCTGGCGCGACGGTGAAGGCGATGCCCTGCCGAACAACTGGCGCTCCAAGTTTGGCGGCAACGCCTGGCAGTGGCACGCCGACAGTGGCCAGTATTATCTGCACCTGTTTGCCACCGAGCAGGCAGATCTCAACTGGGAGCACCCACCGGTGCGCGAAGAGCTGAAGAAGGTTTGTCAGTTCTGGGCCGACAAAGGCGTCGACGGTCTGCGCCTGGACGTGATCAACCTGGTCTCCAAACAGCAGGATTTCCCGTCCGATAACCTGGGCGATGGCCGCCGTTTCTACACCGATGGCCCACGCATTCATGAATTTCTGCAGGAAATGAGCCGCGACGTGTTTCAGCCGCGTGGCCTGATGACCGTCGGTGAAATGTCCTCCACCACGCTGGAACATTGCCGGCAGTACGCGGCGCAAAGCGGCGAAGAGCTGTCGATGACTTTCAACTTCCACCACCTGAAGGTGGACTATGCCGGCGGCGAAAAATGGACGCTGGCGGCGCCGAATTACGTCGAACTCAAACAGATTTTCAGCCATTGGCAGCAAGGCATGCACAATCAGGCGTGGAACGCGCTGTTTTGGTGTAACCACGATCAGCCACGTATCGTTTCACGCTTCAGTGACGAGGGTGAACTGCGGGTGCCGGCCGCCAAGATGCTGGCGATGGTGCTGCATGGCATGCAGGGCACGCCTTATATTTATCAGGGCGAAGAGATCGGCATGACCAATCCGGGCTTTAACTCCATAGAACAGTATCGCGATGTGGAAAGCCTGAACATGTACGCCGAACTCAGCGCGCAGGGGAAAAGTGACGCCGAGCTGCTGGCGATCCTGGCCAGCAAATCCCGCGATAACGGCCGCACGCCAATGCAGTGGAGTAGCGCGCCAAACGCCGGTTTCACCCAGGGCACGCCGTGGATTAGTTGTGCGGAAAACTATCCGCAGATCAACGCCGAAGCGGCGCTGGCCGATCTGGATTCGGTGTTTTACGCCTATCGTCAGTTAATCACCCTGCGCAAACAGTACCCACTGCTGACCCACGGTGACTACCGTGACCTGGCCCCTGCTCACCCGGCGTTGTGGTGCTATCAACGCAGCTGGAATGGCCAGCGCCTGCTGGTGGTGGCCAACCTCAGCCGCGAGCCGCTTGCCTGGCAGGCCGAAGGTGTGGAGCCGTCTGCTTTATGGCGGCCGCTGATGGGCAACTACGCCGACGCCCCAGCCCAGCCGCAGGCCACCAGCTTACGCCCGTTCGAAGCGGTGTGGTGGTTGCTGGAAGACTAA
- the ywrO_1 gene encoding General stress protein 14, with product MSRILVLTAHRFPDDSRINKALIEALRPLPNVTIHELMRTYPDYQIDVVREQELLQGHDAVVMLFPFYWYSSPAILSEWQDAVLTHGFAYGSEGTQLQGKPLQLVVTTGGNQQAYTPAGYNRYPVADLLRPFHAVANLTGMDYLPPHLVQGVFDMSDERLAQEAAGVVELLKKL from the coding sequence ATGTCGCGCATTTTAGTGTTAACCGCCCACCGTTTTCCCGATGACTCACGGATCAACAAAGCGTTGATCGAAGCCCTACGTCCTTTGCCGAACGTGACTATTCACGAACTGATGCGTACCTACCCGGACTATCAAATCGACGTGGTGCGCGAGCAGGAGTTGCTGCAGGGCCATGATGCGGTGGTGATGCTGTTCCCATTCTACTGGTACAGCTCCCCGGCGATCCTCAGTGAATGGCAGGACGCGGTATTAACCCACGGTTTCGCCTACGGCAGCGAAGGCACCCAACTGCAGGGTAAACCGCTGCAACTGGTGGTCACTACCGGCGGCAATCAGCAGGCTTATACGCCAGCAGGTTATAACCGTTATCCGGTGGCAGATTTGCTGCGCCCGTTCCATGCGGTGGCCAATCTGACCGGCATGGATTACCTGCCGCCGCATCTGGTGCAGGGGGTGTTTGATATGAGCGATGAACGTCTGGCGCAAGAGGCTGCCGGCGTGGTGGAGCTGCTGAAAAAACTGTAG
- the dmlR_10 gene encoding D-malate degradation protein R, whose amino-acid sequence MSLPFDVHRLLPAFLAAAQAQNFSAAARQLGVTPAAISKNIRVLEEKLALRLFQRNTHNVVLTDEGKALLQQVAPLWQALSATLETAGSAQQAPSGTVRVSMIPGFGRQMLMPLIPQFLERYPQIDLDLSLDARVVNLVGEGFDVGIGSRVDPDSRLVARSLYPMQMVLAASPGYLAQHGIPQDPQDLLQHNCLLHRNPATGRSVKWPLQQQGEAKTLELQGRLVASRPEMLLDAALAGLGIVCLARWYAEHHFAQGTLQPVLADCWPRPTQLWLYYASADLPPRVRVWVEFLLEHFRHRPA is encoded by the coding sequence ATGTCGCTGCCCTTTGATGTGCACCGCCTGCTGCCGGCCTTCCTTGCTGCCGCCCAGGCGCAGAACTTTTCCGCCGCCGCACGTCAATTGGGCGTCACGCCAGCGGCCATCAGCAAGAATATCCGCGTGCTGGAAGAAAAACTGGCGCTGCGGCTGTTCCAGCGTAACACCCACAACGTGGTGCTGACCGATGAAGGCAAGGCGCTGTTGCAACAGGTAGCGCCGTTGTGGCAGGCACTGTCCGCCACGCTGGAAACCGCCGGCAGCGCGCAACAAGCCCCTTCCGGTACGGTGCGCGTCAGCATGATCCCGGGTTTCGGCCGCCAGATGCTGATGCCATTGATCCCGCAGTTCCTTGAACGCTACCCGCAGATCGACCTGGATCTTTCGCTGGATGCGCGGGTGGTCAATCTGGTGGGGGAAGGTTTTGATGTGGGGATCGGCAGCCGGGTCGATCCCGACAGCCGGTTGGTGGCGCGATCCTTGTACCCGATGCAGATGGTGTTGGCGGCCTCGCCCGGCTATCTGGCGCAGCACGGCATACCGCAGGATCCGCAAGATCTGTTGCAGCACAACTGCCTGTTGCATCGCAACCCGGCCACCGGTCGCAGCGTAAAATGGCCGCTGCAACAACAGGGCGAAGCCAAAACGCTGGAGCTGCAGGGCCGTCTGGTAGCCAGCCGTCCGGAAATGCTGCTGGATGCGGCGCTGGCCGGGCTGGGCATCGTCTGCCTGGCCCGTTGGTACGCAGAGCATCATTTTGCACAAGGCACCCTGCAGCCGGTTCTGGCGGATTGCTGGCCGCGGCCGACCCAGCTGTGGCTGTACTATGCCTCCGCCGATCTGCCGCCGCGGGTGCGCGTCTGGGTTGAGTTCCTGCTCGAGCATTTCCGTCACCGCCCGGCCTGA